A window from Drosophila kikkawai strain 14028-0561.14 chromosome 2L, DkikHiC1v2, whole genome shotgun sequence encodes these proteins:
- the LOC108075807 gene encoding retinoid-inducible serine carboxypeptidase-like, with protein sequence MCCSIRTIVCLLLGIHWASARRGFGPGEQDWGYVDVREGAHMFYWLYYTTANVSTYTDRPLVLWLQGGPGGASSALGNFRELGPLDFKGQPREGNWVRHVNLLFIDNPLGAGFSYVDNSSLLVTNNEELVDDLMAFMMHFYKRHSEFKEVPLHIFSESYGGKMAPALAIRLDKAMSLGELGALGTLKSVTLGNPWISTRHVCKEYSRYLFVNGLIDEDGVAQVDASVKRIFEALDDNEFEKATDAYFSWFKLMQELTGEVFSYNTQTHVDSSEDRSYGYGEDIRQFMEDTVGKALQINGSVFGAQAYLAHDNLYADTSIATIDDIPLLLNETSIKVNLYSGQLDIIVPTAATLALIQDWVWVNKSQYLQANRTPIVIEGRLQGYEKVGGKFGMYWINRSGHMAPEDNPTAMEYVLKVVTQYDNDVLK encoded by the exons ATGTGCTGCAGTATCCGGACAATCGTGTGTCTACTCCTCGGGATTCACTGGGCGAGTGCCCGACGGGGTTTCGGACCCGGGGAGCAGGACTGGGGTTACGTGGACGTCCGCGAGGGAGCGCATATGTTCTACTGGCTCTACTACACCACAGCCAACGTGAGCACCTACACGGACCGTCCTCTAGTCCTCTGGCTGCAGGGCGGACCCGGAGGCGCCTCCTCCGCCTTGGGCAACTTCCGAGAGCTGGGACCCTTGGACTTCAAGGGTCAACCACGAGAAGGGAACTGGGTGCGGCACGTGAACCTTCTCTTCATAGATAATCCTCTAGGGGCAGGCTTCAGCTACGTGGATAACTCCAGCTTGCTGGTGACCAACAACGAGGAGCTTGTGGACGACCTGATGGCCTTCATGATGCACTTTTACAAGCGACACAGCGAGTTCAAGGAGGTTCCTCTGCACATCTTCTCGGAGAGCTACGGCGGCAAGATGGCACCTGCGTTGGCCATCCGCCTGGATAAGGCCATGAGCTTGGGGGAGTTGGGAGCTTTGGGAACCTTGAAGTCCGTCACCTTGGGCAATCCCTGGATATCCACCCGCCACGTCTGCAAGGAGTACTCTCGGTATTTGTTCGTGAACGGGCTGATCGACGAGGACGGAGTGGCACAGGTAGACGCGAGTGTGAAACGAATCTTCGAGGCTCTGGATGATAATGAATTCGAAAAGGCCACAGACGCATACTTTTCTTGGTTCAAACTCATGCAGGAGCTCACCGGCGAGGTATTCTCGTACAATACACAGACCCATGTTGATTCGTCCGAGGACCGCAGCTACGGCTACGGGGAAGACATCAGGCAATTTATGGAGGACACCGTGGGCAAGGCTTTGCAAATCAACGGCAGTGTATTTGGAGCACAAGCTTACCTGGCGCACGACAACCTTTATGCGGACACTTCAATAGCGACTATTGATGACA TTCCCCTGCTGCTTAACGAGACCTCCATCAAGGTCAATCTGTATTCCGGCCAGCTGGATATTATAGTGCCGACTGCAGCCACCTTGGCCTTGATCCAGGACTGGGTCTGGGTAAATAAGTCGCAGTACCTCCAGGCTAATCGTACTCCCATCGTGATCGAGGGCAGACTGCAGGGCTACGAGAAAGTCGGCGGCAAGTTCGGGATGTACTGGATCAACCGATCGGGTCACATGGCGCCGGAAGACAACCCGACGGCCATGGAGTACGTCCTGAAAGTAGTCACACAGTACGACAACGATGTATTGAAATAA